GGCGCAGCCGAGCTCGCGCGTCTGCGGCCAGATGATCTGCGTATAGTGGCCCACGTCGGACCATTGCCCGGTGGTGGAGACATCGGGGAAATTGCCCGCGTGGAACATGCGCCGTTCCTGCAGGAAGCCGTCGATCATCTGCGCGGGGCTGTAATACCCGGCGGAGCCTGCCCAGAGGATCTCCCCTGCCCCGCCGCGCTGGGCGCGGGTCGAATGGCGCATCGTGTTGCTGCGCGCCAGTTCGTCGGCCCAGACCTGCGCTTCGCGCGCCAGCTTGCCGCTCCACGACAGACGGGCGAGCCCGAAACGGGCGCGTTCGCGGTTGTGTTGTCGAGGATCGTCGCAGCGACATTGCGCGCGCCGTTGGCCTCTGCCCGAGGGACTGCAAGCGCGCCCACGACAAGTGCGATACACAGAATGAATGCGCCGAATGACGCAATGACCCGTCCCGTTCCCATGCCGAGGAACTTGACGCGCGGGGACTTAACAAAGACTGGAAGCCGCAATGGCGCGTGCACTCTACATCCACTGGCCCTTCTGCCTGGCGAAATGCCCCTATTGCGACTTCAACAGCCATGTACGCGAACGGATCGACGCGGACGGTTTCGGCGCGGCGCTGCTAGCAGACATGCTATACGAGGCACGACTTGCGGCGACCGAGCCGCTGACGTCGATCTTTTTCGGCGGCGGCACGCCATCCCTGATGCCCCCTGCGCTGGTCGGGCACTTGCTGGCAGAGGCCGAGAAACTGTGGGGCTTCGATCCAGCGATCGAGATCACTCTGGAAGCCAACCCGTCCTCGGTAGAAGCGGCCAATTTTTCCACCCTCGCCGCTGCCGGCATCAACCGCGTTTCGCTTGGGCTACAGGCGCTCGATGACCGGACGTTGCAATTTCTCGGGCGGCTTCACGGTGTGGAAGAGGCGCTTGCTGCGCTGGACGTCGCGCAGAAGCATTTCGACCGCGTAAGCTTCGACCTCATCTACGCACGGCCCGGCCAAGCGGCGCAGGAATGGGAGGCGGAACTGCGCCGCGCCCTCTCTTTCGGCACGGGGCACCTTTCGCTGTACCAGCTTACGATCGAGCCCGGCACCCGCTTCGCAACGCTGGTTCGCAAAGGCGAACTGGTGCCGCTGGACGATGATGCGGCGGGTGATCTCTACGCACTGACCGCCGAAGTGACAGGCGCTGCCGGCCTGCCCGCTTACGAGATCAGCAATCACGCCCGCCCGGGAGAGGAAAGCCGGCACAATCTCGCCTATTGGCGCTATGACGATTACGTCGGCGTCGGCCCCGGCGCGCATGGGCGGCGGAACGGGTTCGCAACCCAGCGGCACCGTAAGCCGGAGAATTTCGTCGCCGCAGTAGAGCGCAATGGCCACGGCCTTGCGGAAGAGCGCGCCCTCGGTTTGCGAGAGCAGGCGAGCGAGGCGCTGCTGATGGGCCTGCGCCTGCGCGAAGGTGTAGACCTGTCTGCCCTTGCCGCACGTTTCGGCCTTGCGCGCCCCGCGCTGATCGATCTGGAGCGGGTGGCGTTCTACCGCGATCTCGGCATGGTCTGGGAGCGCGGCGGAAGCATCGGCGTGAGCCCCGAAGCGATGCCCCTGCTCGATGCGCTGCTTGCCGAGCTGGTTCCGGCGGAGCTGGTAATGCCATGACCTCGGGCGGGCTGGTGGCACAGTGGCAGCATTATCTGGCGGAAAATCGCCGCCGGTCCCCTCACACCGTGCGAGCCTATGCCGCCGGTGCCCAGCGGCTGGTCGAGCGATTGGGACTGTCCGATTGGAACGCGGTGGCCGATCTGACCGCCAGAGACCTGCGCGGCCAGCTTGCCGCGCGGCGAGCTGAAGGCATCGCGAACACTTCTGCCGCGCGAGAGCTCTCGGCGCTCAAGGGCTTCATATCCTTTGCCCGCCAGCAGGTCGGCAGGGACGATGCCGATGCGCCGCGCCTGCGCGGTCCGCGTGTGAAGAAGGGGCTTCCCCGCCCCGTCACGCCCGACGATGCCGTGGGCCTTGCGGAAACGGTCCGGGAACAGGCGCGCGAGGAATGGATCGGCGTGCGCGACGCGGCAGTGCTGATGCTGCTTTATGGCGCGGGCATGCGCGTGGCGGAGGCCTTGTCGCTGACGGGGGCGGACCTGCCACTCGGCGAACAACTGACCGTAACAGGAAAGGGCGGCAAGCAGCGCGTCGTTCCGCTCCTGCCCGCCGTGCGCGATGCGGTGGCGGAGTACGCGCGGACGGTGCCGTTTACCCTGCTGCCGGAGAAGGCGCTGTTTCGCGGGGCACGTGGCGGCGCTCTCGGCCAGGGCGCAGTGCAGAAGGCGACCGCCAGGGCGCGGCAGATTCTCGGCCTGCCGGCAACGGCGACCCCCCATGCCTTGCGCCACAGCTTCGCCACACACCTGCTCGGTGCCGGGGCGGACCTTCGCAGCCTGCAGGAACTGCTCGGCCATGCAAGCCTGGGTTCGACGCAGATCTACACCAAGGTCGATGCCGCGAAGATCCTCGACAGCTACCGTTCCGCCCATCCGCGCGAGCGGGACTGACCGTCACATCGCCGCGTGGCGGCGCTCCAGCGCGTCCCAGATCAGTCCGGGCGTGTCTGTGCCGTTGAACTTGTCGATCGCCACGATGCCGGTGGGGGACGTCACGTTGATTTCGGTCAGCCATTTGCCGCCGATCACGTCGATGCCGACGAAGACCAGCCCGCGCTTCTTCAATTCCGGCCCCATCGCCGCGCAAATCTCCTGCTCGCGATCGGTCAGTTCGGCGGCTTCGGCGTGGCCACCCTGCGCGAGGTTGGAGCGGAACTCGCCTTCGCCCGGGAAGCGGTTGATCGCACCGGTGACTTCGCCGTCGACGAGGACGATCCGCTTGTCGCCTTCCGCCACTTCGGGAAGGAAAGGCTGCACCATGTGCGGCTCGGGCCAGGTCTGGTTGAAGACCTCGCTCAGCGCCGACAGGTTCGTGCCATCCTCGTCGATGCGAAAGATCGCTTTCCCGCCATTGCCATGGAGGGGCTTCACCACCACCGCGCCATGCAACTTGCGGAATTCGGCGAGGTCCGACAGCTGCCGCGCGATCAGCGTCGGCGGCATGAAGCGCGCATAATCGAGCACGAACATCTTTTCCGGCGCGTTCACGACTTCGCGCGGATCGTTGGCGACCAGGGTGGTCCCTTTCAGGCGGTCGAGCAGGAATGCGGCGCTGATGTACCCTAGGTGGAACGGCGGGTCCTGCCGCATCAGCACCACGTCGATGTCGCAGG
This sequence is a window from Alteriqipengyuania flavescens. Protein-coding genes within it:
- a CDS encoding CAP domain-containing protein is translated as MYRTCRGRACSPSGRGQRRAQCRCDDPRQHNRERARFGLARLSWSGKLAREAQVWADELARSNTMRHSTRAQRGGAGEILWAGSAGYYSPAQMIDGFLQERRMFHAGNFPDVSTTGQWSDVGHYTQIIWPQTRELGCAIAREQGNDFLVCRYMPAGNVYGQPVG
- the hemW gene encoding radical SAM family heme chaperone HemW, with the translated sequence MARALYIHWPFCLAKCPYCDFNSHVRERIDADGFGAALLADMLYEARLAATEPLTSIFFGGGTPSLMPPALVGHLLAEAEKLWGFDPAIEITLEANPSSVEAANFSTLAAAGINRVSLGLQALDDRTLQFLGRLHGVEEALAALDVAQKHFDRVSFDLIYARPGQAAQEWEAELRRALSFGTGHLSLYQLTIEPGTRFATLVRKGELVPLDDDAAGDLYALTAEVTGAAGLPAYEISNHARPGEESRHNLAYWRYDDYVGVGPGAHGRRNGFATQRHRKPENFVAAVERNGHGLAEERALGLREQASEALLMGLRLREGVDLSALAARFGLARPALIDLERVAFYRDLGMVWERGGSIGVSPEAMPLLDALLAELVPAELVMP
- a CDS encoding tyrosine recombinase XerC, with protein sequence MTSGGLVAQWQHYLAENRRRSPHTVRAYAAGAQRLVERLGLSDWNAVADLTARDLRGQLAARRAEGIANTSAARELSALKGFISFARQQVGRDDADAPRLRGPRVKKGLPRPVTPDDAVGLAETVREQAREEWIGVRDAAVLMLLYGAGMRVAEALSLTGADLPLGEQLTVTGKGGKQRVVPLLPAVRDAVAEYARTVPFTLLPEKALFRGARGGALGQGAVQKATARARQILGLPATATPHALRHSFATHLLGAGADLRSLQELLGHASLGSTQIYTKVDAAKILDSYRSAHPRERD
- the gshB gene encoding glutathione synthase — encoded protein: MALRVAVQMDPLDGINIAGDSSFALMLAAQARGHEVWHYDVGSLAYETDGTPSGRITAHAAPVTVQQVEGDHFTMGERRRIDLACDIDVVLMRQDPPFHLGYISAAFLLDRLKGTTLVANDPREVVNAPEKMFVLDYARFMPPTLIARQLSDLAEFRKLHGAVVVKPLHGNGGKAIFRIDEDGTNLSALSEVFNQTWPEPHMVQPFLPEVAEGDKRIVLVDGEVTGAINRFPGEGEFRSNLAQGGHAEAAELTDREQEICAAMGPELKKRGLVFVGIDVIGGKWLTEINVTSPTGIVAIDKFNGTDTPGLIWDALERRHAAM